One Sphaerisporangium krabiense DNA segment encodes these proteins:
- the ffh gene encoding signal recognition particle protein: protein MFETLSDRLTSVFSSLRSKGRLSDADIDATCREIRIALLEADVALPVVRDFVSHVKERARGAEVSQALNPAQQVVKIVNDELVQILGGETRRLRYAKTPPTVIMLAGLQGAGKTTLAGKLARWLREQGHAPMLVAADLQRPNAVQQLQVVGERAQVAVYAPEPGNGVGDPVAVARDSIDQARRRQHDVVIIDTAGRLGIDQELMKQAADIRDAVSPDEVLFVVDAMIGQDAVTTAQAFMDGVGFDGVVLTKLDGDARGGAALSVRHITGRPIMFASTGEKLEDFDAFHPDRMASRILDMGDILTLIEQAQRTFDEQEAAKMAGKLVSGDGFTLDDFLEQMMMVRKMGPLKNLLGMMPGMGQMRDQLNQVDERDLDRVAAIIRSMTPGERQDPKIINGSRRARIARGSGVTVTEVASLVTRFFDAQKMMKQVAGGMGIPGMPGGRKGKAAQKKAKKGRRVSGDPRKAALGKAGAANGGSDAPPQLPPGLGGLGGLGGGKLPPG from the coding sequence GTGTTCGAGACGCTTTCCGACCGCCTGACATCGGTCTTCTCCTCCCTCAGGTCGAAGGGCAGGCTGTCCGACGCCGACATCGACGCGACCTGCCGAGAGATCCGCATCGCGCTTCTCGAAGCCGACGTCGCGCTGCCGGTCGTCAGGGACTTCGTGTCCCATGTCAAGGAGCGGGCCCGCGGGGCCGAGGTCTCCCAGGCGCTCAACCCCGCCCAGCAGGTCGTCAAGATCGTCAACGACGAGCTGGTGCAGATCCTCGGCGGCGAGACCCGCCGCCTGCGGTACGCCAAGACCCCGCCGACCGTCATCATGCTCGCCGGCCTCCAGGGCGCCGGTAAGACCACCCTGGCCGGCAAGCTCGCCCGCTGGCTGCGCGAGCAGGGCCACGCCCCGATGCTCGTCGCCGCCGACCTCCAGCGGCCCAACGCCGTCCAGCAGCTCCAGGTCGTCGGCGAGCGCGCCCAGGTGGCCGTCTACGCCCCCGAGCCCGGCAACGGCGTCGGCGACCCGGTCGCCGTGGCGCGCGACTCCATCGACCAGGCCCGGCGCCGCCAGCACGACGTCGTCATCATCGACACCGCCGGCCGCCTCGGCATCGACCAGGAGCTGATGAAGCAGGCCGCGGACATCCGCGACGCCGTCAGCCCCGACGAGGTGCTGTTCGTCGTCGACGCCATGATCGGCCAGGACGCCGTCACCACGGCCCAGGCGTTCATGGACGGCGTCGGCTTCGACGGCGTCGTGCTCACCAAGCTCGACGGCGACGCCCGCGGCGGCGCCGCGCTGTCGGTGCGGCACATCACCGGCCGCCCGATCATGTTCGCCTCCACGGGCGAGAAGCTGGAAGACTTCGACGCCTTCCACCCCGACCGCATGGCGAGCCGCATCCTCGACATGGGTGACATCCTCACCCTGATCGAGCAGGCGCAGCGCACCTTCGACGAGCAGGAAGCCGCCAAGATGGCCGGCAAGCTCGTCTCCGGCGACGGCTTCACGCTCGACGACTTCCTCGAGCAGATGATGATGGTCCGCAAGATGGGCCCGCTCAAGAACCTGCTCGGCATGATGCCCGGCATGGGGCAGATGCGCGACCAGCTCAACCAGGTCGACGAGCGCGACCTCGACCGCGTCGCCGCCATCATCCGCTCGATGACCCCCGGCGAGCGCCAGGACCCCAAGATCATCAACGGCTCCCGCCGGGCCCGCATCGCGCGCGGCTCCGGCGTCACCGTCACCGAGGTCGCCAGCCTGGTCACCCGCTTCTTCGACGCCCAGAAGATGATGAAGCAGGTCGCCGGCGGCATGGGCATCCCGGGCATGCCCGGCGGACGCAAGGGCAAGGCCGCGCAGAAGAAGGCCAAGAAGGGGCGTCGCGTCAGCGGCGACCCGCGCAAGGCCGCGCTCGGCAAGGCGGGCGCCGCGAACGGCGGCTCCGACGCGCCTCCCCAGCTTCCGCCCGGCCTCGGCGGCCTGGGCGGTCTGGGCGGCGGCAAACTGCCTCCCGG
- a CDS encoding GTP-binding protein: protein MDFAGSSRGGTLTSTKIVVAGGFGVGKTTFVGAVSEIVPLTTEAVMTDASAGIDDLGLIPQKATTTVAMDFGRVSLDTELILYLFGTPGQHRFWFMWDDLVRGAIGAVVLVDTRRLADSFPAIDYFEEAKLPFVIGLNGWDGEHPYAEEEVRDALTLSPHIPIVKTDARLRESVKGTLIALVEHALTMRVSVPGWRG from the coding sequence GTGGACTTCGCAGGCTCTAGCCGCGGCGGGACGCTCACGTCGACGAAGATCGTCGTCGCGGGCGGCTTCGGCGTGGGGAAGACCACCTTCGTCGGGGCGGTCTCCGAGATCGTCCCGCTCACCACCGAGGCGGTCATGACCGACGCCAGCGCCGGCATCGACGACCTGGGCCTCATTCCGCAGAAGGCCACCACCACCGTGGCGATGGACTTCGGCCGCGTGTCGCTGGACACCGAGCTCATCCTCTATCTCTTCGGCACCCCCGGCCAGCACCGGTTCTGGTTCATGTGGGACGACCTGGTGCGCGGCGCGATCGGCGCCGTCGTCCTGGTCGACACCCGGCGCCTGGCCGACAGCTTCCCCGCCATCGACTACTTCGAAGAGGCGAAGCTCCCCTTCGTCATCGGCCTCAACGGCTGGGACGGCGAGCACCCCTACGCCGAGGAGGAGGTGCGCGACGCGCTCACGCTCTCCCCGCACATCCCCATCGTCAAGACCGACGCGCGCCTGCGCGAGTCGGTCAAGGGCACGCTGATCGCCCTGGTGGAACACGCCCTGACGATGCGGGTCTCGGTCCCCGGGTGGAGGGGCTGA
- a CDS encoding DUF742 domain-containing protein — MGGPGWEDGLRPYQQEPSSPVRPFTVTGGRSAPRSHLAMETLVHSTLPPYQDISGLIPEYQAIITLCRQVRSVAEISALLRVPLGVARVLVSDMAAEGFVQLHHPQLDAGQPDFNLLERVLSGLRRL, encoded by the coding sequence ATGGGCGGTCCGGGCTGGGAGGACGGCTTACGGCCCTACCAACAGGAGCCCTCCTCGCCGGTCCGGCCCTTCACGGTCACGGGCGGGCGCTCCGCGCCGCGGTCGCACCTCGCGATGGAGACGCTGGTGCACTCCACTCTTCCTCCTTATCAAGATATTTCCGGCTTGATTCCGGAGTACCAGGCGATCATCACGCTGTGCCGCCAAGTGCGTTCGGTCGCCGAGATCTCGGCCCTGCTGAGGGTCCCCCTCGGCGTGGCGCGGGTTCTCGTCTCGGACATGGCCGCCGAGGGATTCGTCCAGTTGCACCACCCGCAGCTGGATGCCGGACAGCCGGACTTCAACCTGCTCGAAAGGGTTCTCAGTGGACTTCGCAGGCTCTAG
- a CDS encoding roadblock/LC7 domain-containing protein, with protein sequence MRELSQAARGVNWLITDFVRSVPGVAHTVVVSSDGLPLAYSEGFPKDRADQLAAVAAGLISLTQGASRVFEGGAVTQTVVEMQRGLLLIMSVSDGSCLAVLAAPDCDMGLVAYQMTLMVERAGQVLTPAVRAELQASSPR encoded by the coding sequence GTGAGAGAGCTGAGTCAGGCGGCCCGCGGAGTCAACTGGCTGATCACCGACTTCGTCCGGTCGGTGCCGGGGGTGGCGCACACGGTGGTGGTGTCCTCCGACGGGCTGCCACTGGCCTACTCGGAGGGCTTCCCCAAGGACAGGGCGGACCAGCTCGCCGCGGTCGCCGCGGGCCTGATCAGCCTGACGCAGGGCGCCTCCCGGGTCTTCGAGGGCGGGGCGGTGACGCAGACCGTGGTGGAGATGCAGCGCGGGCTGCTGCTGATCATGTCGGTCAGCGACGGCTCCTGCCTCGCCGTGCTCGCCGCGCCGGACTGTGACATGGGTCTCGTCGCCTACCAGATGACGCTGATGGTCGAGCGTGCCGGTCAGGTGCTGACCCCGGCCGTGCGCGCCGAGCTTCAGGCGTCGTCTCCGCGGTGA
- a CDS encoding nitrate- and nitrite sensing domain-containing protein has protein sequence MRTATIESGRRTEPDADRTPSTKDTAAAPRRTAGSRLALRNWRVRTRLLALILVPTMMAALLGGLRVVSSIQSATEYERVRTVAQFVTTLGDLAHQLDLERDVSVRFVANGRHGNQTRQLLRDQQTAVDGQIQLVLGHRSAVEAALRDSSRQPFARLLDRLAQLQSLRQAVTNSQLPALPTLQKYSTAIDDLLAMFDETARGGTDSGLEASASALASLTRAAEQASRQRGLLSIGLIGGHFSPAELDAFNAARARQDSELQAFFFRATLTEGQTYQDTVTGPKIDVAAAQIDRALELTRQNQPLAGLGNGGDDVTAWFDASSERLDRMHDVQRTLGRAIVDKAAELARDDQRQAVINIAAVVLLLLLVLAITAVMARSLVIPLRRLRGGALDIAGRRLPELVQKLRESDGTAGPPEVAPIGVMSNDEVGEVARAFDEVHREAVRLASDEAQLRSNVSAMFVNLSRRTQTLVERQITLIDGLEQGEQDDRRLGDLFRLDHLATRMRRNSENLLVLAGQEPARRWSQPVPLLDVARASLSEVENYERVAMNVPTGVSIVGQAVNDLIHLLAELVENAISFSPRETRVTLTANRIDGGGVMISITDAGIGMTPEELTQTNWRLANPPVVDVSVSRRMGLFVVGRLALRNGIRVQLRRHDSGGLTAMVLLPEALMGAPAAGPAQGGASGQAFAGAGASAWTGGQTGGNLFASASQGGAAFDAQAASLFGSPTGPFGASNGAAGTGPLGPTTGGGFSGPSSGSFGDTGAFGDTGAFGDTGAFGDTGTFGDTGAFGDPGGLPGTGAFDAPGRGSSAFGAPPAATAGEQAASLDAFGGPLSGGGPATGPSLFGGRSTGAYGGLPPGPGAGSDPAPRPRSRRFDASDLDAVTGPLPAVRPSPMEQEEEFLPIFASVESAWFRRADPVEDKEDTGVWRQNPADAGWQAAAVVQEPVRDGTTTAGLPKRVPKANLVPGSASAAEAATSPVPAMPALSPDRARSRLSSFQQGIRQGRAVARGEISEDEVAYGDPRRAQGDKEDK, from the coding sequence GTGAGGACAGCAACAATCGAGAGCGGTCGCCGTACCGAGCCGGACGCAGACCGAACGCCTTCCACCAAGGACACGGCCGCGGCCCCGCGCCGTACGGCGGGAAGCCGGCTCGCGCTGCGCAACTGGCGGGTACGGACCCGGCTCCTCGCGCTCATCCTGGTTCCCACCATGATGGCCGCCCTGCTCGGTGGCCTCCGGGTGGTGAGCTCGATCCAGAGCGCGACCGAGTACGAGCGCGTCCGCACGGTGGCACAGTTCGTGACCACCCTGGGCGATCTCGCCCACCAGCTCGACCTCGAACGCGACGTCTCCGTGAGGTTCGTCGCGAACGGCCGCCACGGCAACCAGACCAGGCAGCTCCTGCGCGACCAGCAGACCGCCGTCGACGGCCAGATCCAGCTCGTGCTCGGCCACAGAAGCGCCGTCGAAGCCGCCCTGCGCGACAGCAGCCGCCAGCCCTTCGCGCGCCTGCTCGACCGGCTGGCCCAGCTGCAGTCCCTGCGCCAGGCCGTGACCAACTCCCAGCTTCCCGCGCTGCCGACGCTGCAGAAGTACTCCACGGCCATCGACGACCTGCTCGCCATGTTCGACGAGACCGCCCGGGGAGGCACGGACTCGGGCCTGGAGGCCAGCGCCTCCGCCCTCGCCTCGCTCACCCGCGCCGCCGAGCAGGCGTCACGCCAGCGCGGCCTGCTGAGCATCGGCCTGATCGGCGGGCACTTCAGCCCCGCGGAGCTGGACGCCTTCAACGCCGCGCGGGCCCGGCAGGACAGCGAGCTGCAGGCGTTCTTCTTCCGCGCCACCCTCACCGAGGGCCAGACCTACCAGGACACCGTCACCGGCCCGAAGATCGACGTCGCCGCCGCCCAGATCGACCGCGCGCTCGAGCTGACCCGCCAGAACCAGCCGCTCGCCGGGCTCGGGAACGGCGGCGACGACGTGACCGCCTGGTTCGACGCCTCCAGCGAGCGGCTCGACCGCATGCACGACGTGCAGCGCACGCTCGGCCGCGCGATCGTCGACAAGGCCGCCGAGCTGGCCCGCGACGACCAGCGCCAGGCCGTGATCAACATCGCCGCCGTCGTCCTGCTCCTGCTCCTGGTCCTCGCCATCACCGCCGTCATGGCCCGCTCGCTGGTCATCCCGCTGCGCCGCCTGCGCGGCGGCGCGCTCGACATCGCCGGGCGCAGGCTCCCCGAGCTGGTCCAGAAGCTCCGCGAGTCGGACGGCACCGCGGGCCCGCCCGAGGTCGCCCCCATCGGCGTCATGTCCAACGACGAGGTCGGCGAGGTCGCCCGGGCCTTCGACGAGGTCCACCGCGAGGCGGTCAGGCTGGCGAGCGACGAGGCCCAGCTGCGCAGCAACGTCAGCGCCATGTTCGTCAACCTCTCCCGCAGGACCCAGACCCTGGTCGAGCGGCAGATCACCCTGATCGACGGCCTGGAGCAGGGCGAGCAGGACGACCGGCGCCTCGGCGACCTGTTCCGGCTCGACCACCTCGCCACCCGCATGCGCCGCAACAGCGAGAACCTGCTGGTCCTCGCCGGCCAGGAACCCGCGCGGCGCTGGAGCCAGCCCGTCCCGCTGCTCGACGTCGCCCGCGCCTCCCTCTCGGAGGTCGAGAACTACGAGCGCGTGGCCATGAACGTCCCCACCGGCGTCTCCATCGTCGGCCAGGCCGTCAACGACCTCATCCACCTGCTCGCCGAGCTCGTCGAGAACGCCATCTCGTTCTCCCCGCGCGAGACCAGGGTCACCCTCACGGCCAACCGCATCGACGGCGGCGGCGTCATGATCTCGATCACCGACGCCGGCATCGGCATGACCCCGGAGGAGCTGACCCAGACGAACTGGCGGCTGGCCAACCCGCCCGTCGTGGACGTGTCGGTGTCGCGCCGCATGGGCCTGTTCGTGGTCGGCCGCCTCGCGCTGCGCAACGGCATCCGGGTGCAGCTCAGGCGGCACGACTCCGGCGGCCTGACCGCGATGGTGCTGCTGCCGGAGGCGCTCATGGGCGCCCCCGCCGCGGGCCCGGCGCAGGGCGGCGCCTCCGGGCAGGCGTTCGCCGGGGCGGGCGCGTCGGCGTGGACCGGTGGACAGACCGGCGGGAACCTGTTCGCCTCGGCGTCCCAGGGCGGCGCCGCGTTCGACGCGCAGGCCGCGTCCCTGTTCGGCTCTCCCACCGGCCCCTTCGGCGCGTCCAACGGCGCGGCCGGCACCGGCCCGCTCGGGCCGACCACCGGCGGCGGCTTCTCCGGGCCTTCGTCGGGGAGCTTCGGCGATACCGGCGCCTTCGGTGACACGGGCGCCTTCGGCGATACCGGCGCGTTCGGTGACACCGGGACGTTCGGCGACACCGGCGCCTTCGGCGACCCGGGCGGCCTCCCGGGCACGGGGGCGTTCGACGCCCCCGGACGCGGGTCGTCCGCGTTCGGCGCGCCCCCGGCGGCGACCGCGGGGGAGCAGGCGGCGAGCCTCGACGCCTTCGGCGGCCCGCTTTCCGGGGGCGGCCCCGCCACCGGGCCGAGCCTGTTCGGCGGCCGGTCCACGGGCGCCTACGGCGGTCTTCCCCCAGGGCCCGGCGCGGGTTCCGACCCCGCGCCCCGTCCGAGGTCCCGCCGCTTCGACGCCTCTGACCTCGACGCCGTCACCGGCCCCTTGCCGGCCGTGCGGCCGTCCCCGATGGAACAGGAGGAGGAGTTCCTGCCCATCTTCGCTTCCGTCGAGTCCGCCTGGTTCCGCCGCGCGGACCCGGTCGAGGACAAGGAGGACACCGGCGTCTGGCGGCAGAACCCCGCCGACGCCGGTTGGCAGGCCGCGGCCGTGGTCCAGGAGCCCGTACGGGACGGGACCACCACCGCCGGTCTGCCCAAGCGGGTTCCCAAGGCCAATCTGGTGCCCGGGTCCGCCTCGGCGGCCGAGGCCGCAACCTCGCCCGTTCCCGCCATGCCCGCCCTCTCGCCCGACCGGGCGCGAAGCCGGCTGTCCAGCTTCCAGCAGGGCATCCGCCAGGGCCGGGCGGTCGCACGCGGCGAGATCAGCGAGGACGAGGTGGCGTACGGCGATCCCCGCCGCGCCCAGGGCGATAAGGAGGACAAGTGA
- a CDS encoding ABC transporter substrate-binding protein: MEKTTVTLGAMPIADVAGLYIAIEKGFFKEEGLTVKTKIIANGAEALPQLHSGALDVIIGNYFTFLSATERSNDKFRFIADIYQSKPDVFQIVVPKDSTVQTVKDLKGKRIAIASRNSIGELAVANALRTAGLDPRNDVQWVPMAFPQMPAALKNGSLDALWLTEPFLTGVQQEQGARKVTDTMTGAMADFPIAGWVTLDEWTRKYPKTMAALQRGLLKGQQVAASDRKAVEKVLPNYTQIKPEVASVITLGAFPTTLTATRIQRVADLMQEFGYLTKKLDVKPLLAPLPQ, from the coding sequence CTGGAGAAAACCACGGTCACCCTCGGCGCCATGCCCATCGCCGACGTGGCGGGACTGTACATCGCCATCGAAAAGGGCTTCTTCAAGGAAGAAGGCCTGACGGTGAAGACCAAGATCATCGCCAATGGGGCCGAAGCGCTCCCGCAGCTTCACAGCGGAGCCCTCGACGTCATCATCGGAAACTATTTCACGTTCCTGTCGGCGACGGAGAGAAGTAACGACAAGTTCCGCTTCATCGCCGACATCTACCAGTCCAAGCCCGACGTCTTCCAGATCGTCGTGCCGAAGGACTCCACCGTACAGACCGTCAAGGACCTCAAGGGGAAGAGGATCGCCATCGCCTCGCGTAACAGCATCGGCGAGCTGGCGGTCGCCAACGCCCTGCGCACCGCCGGACTCGATCCGCGCAACGACGTGCAATGGGTCCCGATGGCCTTCCCCCAGATGCCCGCTGCGCTGAAGAACGGCTCCCTGGACGCTCTCTGGCTCACCGAGCCCTTCCTCACCGGCGTCCAGCAGGAGCAGGGCGCGCGCAAGGTCACCGACACGATGACCGGGGCGATGGCCGACTTCCCGATCGCCGGCTGGGTCACCCTGGACGAGTGGACCCGCAAGTACCCCAAGACGATGGCCGCGCTCCAGCGGGGCCTGCTCAAGGGGCAGCAGGTCGCCGCCTCCGACCGTAAGGCCGTCGAGAAGGTCCTCCCGAACTACACGCAGATCAAACCCGAGGTCGCGTCGGTCATCACCTTGGGAGCGTTCCCGACGACGCTCACCGCGACCCGCATCCAGCGCGTCGCCGACCTGATGCAGGAGTTCGGGTACCTGACCAAGAAGCTCGACGTCAAGCCGCTTCTGGCTCCGCTCCCGCAGTGA
- a CDS encoding ABC transporter permease: protein MIRRKVARGAAGVAVLLIAAELAGRTGLVDRSLIPLVSEIFARAAGLVVDPLFLADLQGTLIVWATGLLAAVAIAVPLGLFLGTLRRAELAARPLVEFLRPIPSVALLPLIALLVPDDAGIKITAVVYAAAWPVLVNTMYGLRDVDPVAKETLRSFGFGHLSVLLRVCLPSAAPFVLTGVRLATAVGLIVAISAELITGGTAGIGTFMIRAGSGMRTDLVLAATLWAGILGLVVNALLLKAQRLAFRWHAVTAEAAS, encoded by the coding sequence GTGATCCGACGCAAAGTGGCCCGCGGCGCCGCCGGCGTCGCGGTCCTGCTCATCGCCGCCGAGCTGGCCGGTCGCACCGGCCTGGTGGACCGTTCGCTGATCCCCCTGGTCTCGGAGATCTTCGCCCGCGCCGCGGGTCTGGTGGTGGACCCCCTCTTCCTGGCCGACCTCCAGGGCACTCTGATCGTCTGGGCGACCGGGCTGCTGGCCGCCGTGGCCATCGCCGTCCCTCTCGGCCTGTTCCTCGGAACCCTCCGTCGCGCCGAGCTGGCCGCGCGCCCGCTGGTGGAGTTCCTGCGGCCCATCCCGTCGGTCGCGCTCCTCCCCCTCATCGCGCTGCTGGTCCCGGACGACGCCGGCATCAAGATCACCGCGGTCGTGTACGCCGCCGCCTGGCCGGTGCTCGTCAACACCATGTACGGCCTGCGCGACGTGGACCCGGTGGCCAAGGAGACCCTGCGCAGCTTCGGCTTCGGCCACCTGTCCGTGCTCCTGCGGGTCTGCCTGCCGAGCGCGGCGCCGTTCGTGCTGACGGGAGTGCGGCTGGCCACGGCGGTCGGGCTGATCGTCGCGATCAGCGCGGAGCTCATCACCGGCGGCACCGCGGGCATCGGCACCTTCATGATCCGCGCGGGATCGGGGATGCGCACCGACCTGGTCCTGGCCGCCACCCTGTGGGCCGGGATCCTCGGGCTGGTGGTCAACGCCCTGCTGCTGAAGGCGCAGCGCCTGGCGTTCCGCTGGCACGCGGTGACCGCGGAGGCCGCCTCATGA
- a CDS encoding ABC transporter permease: MTAATTTISPGRGRLTEFLARVWLVPIALVAWEAGTRMAASDYFPPPSSILVRARELWFSGPATRLFLTDEALGDFLPSLGRMFGGWAAACVLGIGLGVAIGRSRILAGYVDPLVEFGRAIPPPALVPVFIVLFKLGAEMQVATIVYGVIWPVLVNAIDGARYVDRLHVETAHVFRLGRAQRLLRVLLPAAAPKIFAGLRLSVSLAVILMVLSELVGSTDGIGHQLLYTQQNFDLAGTWSVIVLLGVLGLALNGAFLAVERRVLSWHLRARQTT; encoded by the coding sequence ATGACCGCTGCCACGACCACGATCTCCCCCGGGCGCGGCCGCCTCACCGAGTTCCTCGCGCGCGTTTGGCTCGTTCCCATCGCGCTCGTCGCGTGGGAGGCCGGCACCCGGATGGCCGCCTCGGACTACTTCCCGCCCCCCTCGAGCATCCTCGTCCGGGCCCGGGAGCTGTGGTTCTCCGGCCCCGCCACGCGCCTGTTCCTCACCGACGAGGCGCTCGGCGACTTCCTGCCGAGCCTCGGCCGCATGTTCGGCGGCTGGGCGGCGGCCTGCGTGCTCGGGATCGGCCTCGGCGTGGCGATCGGCCGCTCGCGGATCCTGGCCGGCTACGTCGACCCGCTGGTGGAGTTCGGCAGGGCGATCCCGCCCCCCGCGCTGGTCCCGGTGTTCATCGTCCTGTTCAAGCTGGGCGCCGAGATGCAGGTCGCCACGATCGTCTACGGCGTCATCTGGCCGGTGCTCGTCAACGCGATCGACGGGGCCCGCTACGTGGACCGGCTGCACGTGGAGACCGCGCACGTCTTCCGGCTCGGCCGCGCCCAGCGGCTGCTCCGGGTCCTCCTGCCCGCCGCCGCGCCGAAGATCTTCGCGGGACTGCGGCTCAGCGTCTCCCTGGCCGTCATCCTGATGGTGCTGTCGGAGCTCGTGGGCAGCACCGACGGCATCGGCCACCAGCTTCTCTACACCCAGCAGAACTTCGACCTCGCCGGCACGTGGAGCGTCATCGTGCTCCTCGGCGTCCTGGGACTCGCGCTGAACGGGGCCTTCCTGGCCGTGGAGCGGCGCGTCCTGTCCTGGCACCTGCGGGCCCGGCAGACAACCTGA
- a CDS encoding ABC transporter ATP-binding protein, whose product MLDVVNLRHTYGQGPSAHHALGGIDLKVAEGELVSVVGPSGCGKSTLLRSIAGLIEPSQGHIRIRDNHVAGTPGDLAVVFQDYSRSLFPWMTVGENVALPLRRRGMDRKARRRAAAEALEAVGLAAAAGKHPWELSGGMQQRVAIARALAYRPGLLLMDEPFGSVDAQTREDLEDLVLRVRELHRMTILLITHDIDESVYVGDRVVVLTGSPARVAGELTVGLPFPRDQIATRQLPAFVRLRAEVGRLVRAKDQPSPFPA is encoded by the coding sequence GTGCTCGATGTCGTGAACCTGAGGCACACCTATGGCCAGGGGCCCTCGGCCCACCACGCCCTCGGCGGGATCGACCTGAAGGTCGCCGAAGGGGAGCTGGTGAGCGTGGTCGGGCCCTCCGGCTGCGGAAAGTCCACTCTGCTCCGCTCGATCGCGGGGCTGATCGAGCCCTCCCAAGGGCACATCCGCATCCGTGACAACCACGTCGCGGGCACGCCCGGCGACCTCGCCGTGGTGTTCCAGGACTACAGCCGTTCGCTGTTCCCCTGGATGACGGTCGGCGAGAACGTCGCGCTCCCGCTGCGCCGCCGCGGCATGGACCGCAAGGCGCGCCGCCGCGCCGCCGCCGAGGCGCTGGAGGCCGTGGGCCTCGCCGCCGCGGCGGGCAAGCACCCCTGGGAGCTGTCGGGCGGCATGCAGCAGCGCGTGGCGATCGCCCGCGCGCTGGCCTACCGTCCCGGGCTGCTGCTCATGGACGAGCCGTTCGGCTCGGTGGACGCCCAGACGCGCGAGGACCTGGAGGACCTCGTGCTGCGGGTGCGCGAGCTGCACCGCATGACGATCCTGCTGATCACGCACGACATCGACGAGAGCGTGTACGTGGGGGACCGCGTCGTCGTGCTCACCGGCTCGCCGGCGCGGGTCGCCGGCGAGCTGACCGTCGGCCTGCCGTTCCCCCGCGACCAGATCGCCACCCGGCAGCTTCCCGCGTTCGTGCGCCTGCGCGCCGAGGTGGGGCGCCTGGTGCGCGCGAAGGACCAGCCCTCCCCGTTCCCTGCCTAG
- a CDS encoding methyltransferase — protein MTEPTSVIQQIIAGGWRLSALKTFVELDCARHLAEGPLPVPELAARVGAHAPSLGRVLRTLGGVGVVKAVAPDTYALTDAGTLLTEGAEGSMRTALLSNMDPVLATATGELLTETVRTGRSAFKERHGVLYDYLSKNPELGLIFNDFMTNRALPMARGVTERYDFSGIGTLADIGGGRGHFLAAVLRANPALRGVLLELPHVLPDAREAFEEWGLGDRCEFVAGDFFSAVPAGADAYLLGSVVHNWDDSDALRILTTVRAAMPDHGRLLLVEIVVPDDDTPHYGKDLDIRMMGLFGQGRERSRSEHGALLEKAGMAITDVVPLPVDASLIEARPV, from the coding sequence ATGACCGAGCCCACGAGCGTCATCCAGCAGATCATCGCCGGCGGATGGCGCCTGTCGGCGCTGAAGACCTTCGTCGAGCTGGACTGCGCCCGCCACCTGGCCGAGGGGCCGCTGCCCGTGCCGGAGCTGGCCGCGCGCGTCGGCGCGCACGCCCCCTCGCTCGGCCGCGTGCTGCGCACGCTCGGCGGCGTCGGCGTGGTGAAGGCCGTCGCGCCCGACACCTACGCCCTCACCGACGCCGGGACGCTGCTCACCGAGGGCGCCGAGGGGTCGATGCGCACCGCGTTGCTGTCCAACATGGACCCGGTGCTGGCCACGGCCACGGGCGAGCTGCTCACCGAGACGGTGCGCACCGGCCGCTCGGCGTTCAAGGAGCGGCACGGCGTCCTGTACGACTACCTGTCCAAGAACCCGGAGCTGGGCCTGATCTTCAACGACTTCATGACCAACCGGGCGCTGCCGATGGCGCGCGGCGTCACCGAGCGGTACGACTTCTCGGGGATCGGCACGCTCGCCGACATCGGCGGGGGCCGCGGGCACTTCCTGGCGGCCGTCCTGCGGGCCAACCCGGCCCTGCGCGGTGTGCTGCTGGAGCTGCCGCACGTCCTGCCCGACGCGCGGGAGGCGTTCGAGGAGTGGGGGCTGGGCGACCGCTGCGAGTTCGTGGCGGGCGACTTCTTCTCCGCCGTTCCGGCGGGCGCCGACGCCTACCTGCTGGGCAGCGTCGTCCACAACTGGGACGACAGCGACGCGCTGCGGATCCTCACGACGGTCCGCGCGGCGATGCCGGATCACGGCCGCCTGCTGCTGGTGGAGATCGTGGTGCCGGACGACGACACGCCGCACTACGGCAAGGATCTGGACATCCGGATGATGGGGCTGTTCGGCCAGGGCCGTGAGCGCAGCCGGTCCGAGCACGGCGCGCTGCTGGAGAAGGCGGGCATGGCGATCACCGACGTGGTCCCGCTGCCGGTCGACGCGAGCCTGATCGAGGCCCGGCCCGTCTGA